Genomic window (Cryptococcus deuterogattii R265 chromosome 7, complete sequence):
GCCCGCCTCTCCCAACATCATCCCACCCACCTTTATCGACCCCTCTGCCACCATCGACCCCTCCGCCAAGATTGGCCCCAACGTCGCTATCGGTCCCAACGTCACCGTCCGTCAAGGCGTCCGCATCAAAGACGCCATCGTCCTCGAAGGATCAACTTTGGAAAAGCACAGCTGCGTGTTGAACAGTATTGTGGGAACCAATTCCCATATCGGTGCGTGGTCAAGAGTCGATGGCGAACAAgagtttgaaaaggaagtcaAGGGAAAGATTAGCGTCACTATTTTGGCATCCGAAGTTTCTTTGGCGCCGGAAACAATGGTCAGGAGCTGTATCGTCCTTCCCAACGTGTGTCAAATCATTAATCTCTCTCTTGGGAATTTACTGaccacctttttttttgttgcAGAAAACGCTTACCAAGGACGCTACCAACCAAGTTCTTCTCTAAACTCAAAATCCCCCGTCTTGTACTCTTACATCTTGGTTtactttctttttttttttgtttcctTGTCAGTATCAAAAAccatacatatatatatatagataGATTGCTTTACATGCACAGTAGTACACCCATGTACCTATTCtaaatcatcatcatcaagaaaaaagaatgtAGGCTACATTTCCAATAATCGATCAATCGCCAACCCCAAATCATCCTTACACCCTTCCAACACTGCCTCTacaatctcttcatccagcGCGGGGAACATTTGGTGCAGCGTCTGTACGTTGGCGAGGCGTGTTTGCGCATACGTTTCCTGAGAAGCGTCGATGGTTGATTGAATAtcaagagaggaaaagtcTGGAAGCATATCTGAAGATGGTGTCCCGCTGCCCCTTTTTATGTCAGTTTATTTGTTACTCTCTGTGTGTGTGTGTTGAAAACGACTTTGGAACGCACGTTCTTGAAATACCCTCATCACCAAATATAAATCTCCTCGATGGACTCTCTGGCGTCGATGCCCTGAATCGTCTGGAACCAAACACATCCCGATCCCGAGGGGGGACAACACCCCTACCCGGTGTCCCCCGCTCTgcctccccctcccccttcccttctccttccccgcCACTCCCATCCTCACTCCCCTGCCTCGTATCCGCCGGACTCATCCCTTCCCAAATCTTGCCAATCGCATTCAACGGTTTACTCACCGCTTCCTGCGCCAAATTCCCCGTCCTCGCAAACCATTTACGCGTCCCTTCCAGCGCTTCCATCGCCCCCGCGCCCGCGCCCGCACCCGCACCACCGGTCGCTTGGGCCGCAGATGCCATACTGAGTGGACGCGCCGCTTCGTCCCCCGGGGTCGTGGCCGCAAATGGGGACAGAGAAATAAGCTTGCTATCCCGTTCCctcccttcatccctccCCGGTGTCCTAAACCCCGCAAAACTAGTAGTACCCGTACGTCCAACCGCCGcggcggaggcggaggcggcggcggcgcCTGAAGGGCTAGGCGGTAATGCTTGAATAGCAACCTCGACATTCGACTCAAACTCTGCTTGGGTAATGttggaaagtgaagaagcgTCCATAGTCTCGATGAATTGGATAGCACCGCTTATGGAAGACAGGTAGTACGCAGCTTCGCCTTGTAGTTTAAGAGTACTCCGGAAACGTTGAATGTATCTGTGTCGTGGCGCGACCATCCATCAGCAATGAGGGTGTGTTTTAGGCGCAAGAATGACAAAAGTACATACTCGAGGTTAGAGATGAGGTTATCAGGATTGGCACGGAGGACGATAAAGATGAGAATAGGGATAAAGGCATCTGCACCTCCCGACTCTGCACCGTATACATTTCGTATCAGGCCTGTAAACGAGGGTCAGCTATGCGCCGCGCGGGCTTataccaaaaaaaagaacaatTAGACGGAAAGGAACTGTACCAAAGATGACTTTACAGCAGTTCAAAATACAAATCATCTTATCTCGCGGCGCCTTGTAATGATTGATCTTTAACAATTCTATTTACCTTTGTTGTCAGTAACCTAATACTCAAAGCTCAAAGCTCAAGGCTCAAGGCTCAAGGCATAAGTGTAAAGAACGCACCTTGTTCAGCAAAACCCATAAAGCCCTGCGCCGCTTCTCCCTCGGGAACATCCAAATGTTTCTCCCTTATCCAACCAAACAGTCTTACCCGCTGGGAAAATACTCGATCCCGCTCAAGGTCATCTGTCGTTATAGGCTGTGAGGTGACAAGTTGAGGTGTAAATGTGCTGCCAGTCGGGTCGATTTGTCAATCAAAATAACAAAATAACAGAATGGCGTATGAGAAACATACTAGTTATAAAGCCTGTTCATGACCAGCTTCTCCATCGCTTCAAGCGCATTGTCGAATTCTGCAGATGATTGAGATTTCCAAGGTTCAACCTGCAGCATCTTCTCCGAGATGAACTGTTTTTACATCGGCTTTGTTCAGTAAACTCTACTCTCCCAACTCCTTGCAGCTCATCAatttgaaaaaaaaaaaaaggtgaaaACGTACAGCAAGGAAATCATGAATCAATTTGATCTGCTCATTGACTGTGAATGGCTTCTTCACAAAGTTTGACAGAAAGCttttctcccattccccGTCAGTACGTACGTTATGTTTCTGTTTCCAACCAAAACACAAAAACGGCAGCACACACACCTCTTGAGATACCGTGCGACAGGCTCCGCACTCTTCTGTTTGAGATCCTTCAAGAACCCTTGGAAATTAAACACAGgttccttttctttatcactggcttcttgatctttcGCTGTCGACGTGCTGCCAGGTGCAGGTGCAGGTGTCGTAGgcctgttgttgttgcttgcTTGTACTTGTCTCTTACTCGCTGGACGAGCTGCAACCGTCTGGGAAGGACCAGCTGGTGACATGTCCACATCCACACCTTGTTCCTCTACCCtcacattcttctcttgtttTTCTTGATCCCCATCCTGTTTTGCCTGTAAACCTTTTAAAACGTTTACAGCTCCGTCGccgccaccaccgccgctgctcttcttgGCCCGGGCAGAAATAGTAGTAGTAGGTCCAGGCGTCGCGTACGGGTCAAATTCCGACAGGTCAATACCTTTGACACCCTCCCCCGTTTCGGcgtctcctcttcccactaAAGGTGTAGCGTTGGAC
Coding sequences:
- a CDS encoding vacuolar protein sorting-associated protein 9 gives rise to the protein MNPPAATESPSDPLPPNAARHPDGTLVAPEQPSVSINSSSSSSSYLATPAPPSRPSTLHIPNAPMQNPPAKGIPAATPASNATPLVGRGDAETGEGVKGIDLSEFDPYATPGPTTTISARAKKSSGGGGGDGAVNVLKGLQAKQDGDQEKQEKNVRVEEQGVDVDMSPAGPSQTVAARPASKRQVQASNNNRPTTPAPAPGSTSTAKDQEASDKEKEPVFNFQGFLKDLKQKSAEPVARYLKSFLSNFVKKPFTVNEQIKLIHDFLAFISEKMLQVEPWKSQSSAEFDNALEAMEKLVMNRLYNYTFTPQLVTSQPITTDDLERDRVFSQRVRLFGWIREKHLDVPEGEAAQGFMGFAEQELLKINHYKAPRDKMICILNCCKVIFGLIRNVYGAESGGADAFIPILIFIVLRANPDNLISNLEYIQRFRSTLKLQGEAAYYLSSISGAIQFIETMDASSLSNITQAEFESNVEVAIQALPPSPSGAAAASASAAAVGRTGTTSFAGFRTPGRDEGRERDSKLISLSPFAATTPGDEAARPLSMASAAQATGGAGAGAGAGAMEALEGTRKWFARTGNLAQEAVSKPLNAIGKIWEGMSPADTRQGSEDGSGGEGEGKGEGEAERGTPGRGVVPPRDRDVFGSRRFRASTPESPSRRFIFGDEGISRTGTPSSDMLPDFSSLDIQSTIDASQETYAQTRLANVQTLHQMFPALDEEIVEAVLEGCKDDLGLAIDRLLEM